CCTTTTGGGCACGGAAGCAGGCTTGGCAGTTGGACTTCTACCTAAGGTGGGAGTTTTTAGACTGGGAGACCCTGTGAGGCACAGAAGGACAATTTGATTGAAACTCAGCAGGCTGGGAGCATGAAGAGATTGGGTTATTAGAATGGCAGTTCATAGTTCTTAAAGCTATTAAGTACCTGTCAAATGTGGTTTGGTTTTTGATGGTTTTGATGGCTGCTTTTCTTCCTTTGAGGCCGCCTGAGGTTTAGCTTTTGGTTGCTCCTTCTTGGCTGTCTTCacttttgtgttttttttctttttctctgGTTTCTTTACTGtgaactcatcatcatcatcaccactttCAGCTGGATCACTGAAATCAGCATCACTCTCTGAATCTGAATAGAAAGGAATattcagtatacagtacacaACAAATGTGTCATGAAATACACCTGGAATGTAGAAAAACAAAGAGCATACGCCATTTTGTTGATATGACAACCTGGTGTCCCTTTGGGATTGTAGTCCTCATCGCCGTCCTTCAGCATGCTCCTTTGCTGCTCTGTAGCCTTGGAGGCTGCCTTCCTCTGTCTGGAGGGGGCGCAAGGGGATCCCCGATCATTCATGATCTGGTCATGGCCTAAGGGAGAAGATTATCTAATCACAAAGGGATCACTAGTGTCTGTGAGATGCAAAAGCATGGGATCCAATAATATTAAATAGATTTGTCAGTGGTGGGCATGTGTATCATTACCACCCATGCATTTTAGATATCAAAAATAAATACCCAAATGGTTGATGTCCACACTGCAGTTGGAAAGGAATAATGATGGAGGATTTTTACCATCTATTTGTCGTTGATTCTTGACACATCTTTCTAAAAATAAATAGAATAAACTAAATTGCAAATAATTGTTGACAGTGAGTGAGACATGCGAGTCATCTCATCTCTCACATTGTGATAAATCTACCAATGAGCCAAACCACTCCAAATTGCTGTTTTGCTGTTGAACAGCAATGTTTCAAACACCAATTGTAAAGAATCAACAGTCCAATGCAAACCTGGATTATAAGAACATTGTTCCTCATTTATCTTGGTGGTTTTAAGCAACGACAAAGTAAGAGCTGCTTCCAAATCTCTGTCATACAGCTTCTCATCCAATAGTTTCCTGAAAAACACATGTACaattctgataaaaaaaaaaaagccttctCAAAGGGACATGTGACAAAAGTGTGACAGAGTTGACATGTAACACGTGATATGTGTAGGTGAATTCTGGTCATCCTGAGCTGCACTGCTGAAGTTTCACAGACAATATTGATCAACATAGAGCAGATTGATCACAAGGTTACATTCAGAGTGACTGTCACTCTGTATCACCATGACACATCAAAACACCCTTACTGCCACTGGCCTCAGAGACCTTGCCAATGATTCACCACACATTGTGTCTTTTTGTGATTTGATGCATGGCAGATCACAAGCAACGCGTCTGGCTAAAAGACTCATTTGAGTTTGAGCACTGATTTATGGAGTTCTCTGGGCCAGTGGTCAGCCTGATGTCATTACATACACCATCTAGACACAGTGTCCCTAATACTGCCTGCAACTGGGTATTTGTTATTGTTTATCTGTCACTATGCAGAATAAGGTGACGGGGCACTGACAGAGGGCAACAAGGAcattcagtgtgtttgtgttctgcATGCATGCTTTTGTTTACATAGCCGTGGTCACACACTACAAAACTGTTAAGAATGTTTCATAACTTTTGTCTCCACAACATATTTATTGAGGAACAAAGAAACAACAAGAAATTATATTGAATATATGGTGTTGTTTAGTAAACCCTTTAAGGGTTGTTTCTGCTTGTTTCTGATTCAACGTCCTACCTATCCTTGTGGCCTATGGGCTGTGAGCCAGTCTCTTGACTGGAGGTCTTGCTTGAAGATTTCTTGCTTTTCTCCTGTGCTGGTCCTTTCACACTCTCCTTGGCTTTTTTGCTGGGTGGTGCTTTCACAGAGGCAAAATCATCATCTGTTGCACATGATCAGAAACAGTGGGACACATGATTACATACAAACCATAAAAGGAGAAGGGAATTGCAACACCAACTGGCTATTTACACCATAAATTAATGGAATAAATTGGATTTGACATACCATCACCCAAGTCCTGGAAATCTGAATAATTTACAAGCTTGGTCTTCCTGtaaaaaaatgaataataaatcaataaaaaccacttgcgcgcgcgcacacacctTATAAGTGACAAGATTTGGCAAGATCAAgtagtctctctagacagacggGTTGCCACCCACAATGTACCAATGTAGGTTTGGGATTTCCGAGACTAAAGATCAAGCAAAGCAATACAATTCTCTAGTCTGTGCTGTCAGCTCGTACTACTGGCTAACGCTACTGTAATAGCTAGCGAGGCTTAGCTAATAAAGAAGGTAAGCTTTGGTTACAAACCTCGATGGTCGCTCCATATCAGTTTTCTTTTCTTTAGCGATGGTCAAAATTATATTATTGCTCAAATGTTTTACTGATCGTATCGTAAAAGTAGCCATAAAACATACTATGCAGATTTTCAACAGTGGTCACTGGTCCACGAAAACAAACTTTCAATCATCCCGCCCGAAAATGTGATTACAAATCTGACGATTCAGATTCGATGATTCGTCGTTTGTTCTTCAATTTCAGAATCGTTGcgtcctctctccgtctccttctcaaAATCGAATGGAGAAGAATGTCAGAGGggcgggacctctggctttctcatccaatgtgtTATGAGAAGGAGACGAGGACAGAGGACGCAACGAGAAACAATGGAAATCTTCCCAAAGATATTTATAACCATCTGTGTGAGCTGGTGAGAAGAGGCGAATCTGCTGAGAAGAAATACAACTTTCACGAATCTATAACTACAACATTGAAGATGAATCAACAATCATTAATCAATTAACAATTCGAGAGGTCTTGTGTGGTACAAATATTTTTGGTGCTTTGTAAAAAAGTAATTGTAAATTATGTCATTGAACTTGTAGCTGTAGCAAGTGTTGTGTGGCCTCTGTTTCAGGGCTAAAAATCGCCAAAATTAGATTAGCTAAATTAGTTTTTTGTTGTGTAAATTAACGATATCAATTTAATTAGAGCTGTACAGGTTTAGCTACataaatatacattttataataGCAATGGTttaagtacttaagtagtactttaaagtatttttactcaagtcatttttaggggtatctgtacttttacttttactgataaatccactataattgagaatttcaataagcatttttctacggctggccatgctttccacctggctactcttaccccggtcaacagcactgcaccccccacagcaactcgcccaagccttccccatttctccttctcccaaatccagtcagctgatgttctgaaagagctgcaaaatctggacccctacaaatcagccgggctagacaatctggaccctttctttctaaaattatctgccgaaattgttgccacccctactactagcctgttcaacctctctttcgtgtcgtctgatattcccaaagattggaaagcagctgtggtcatccccctcttcaaagggggggacactcttgacccaaactatatctatcctaccctgcctttctaaggtcttcaaaagccaagtcaacaaacagattaccgaccatttcgaatctcaccataccttctccgctatgcaatctggtttcagagctggtcatgggtgcacctcagccacgctcaaggtcctaaacgatatcttaaccgccatcgataagaaacattactgtgcagccgtattcattgatctggccaaggctttcgactctgtcaatcaccacatcctcatcggcagactcgacagccttggtttctcaaatgattgcctcgcctggttcaccaactacttctctgatagagttcagtgtgtcaaatcggagggtctgctgtccggacctctggcagtctctatgggggtgccacagggttcaattattggaccgactctcttctctgtatacatcaatgatgtcgctcttgctgctggtgagtctctgatccacctctacgcagacgacaccattctgtatacttctggcccttctttggacactgtgttaacaaccctccaagcaagcttcaatgccatacaactctccttctgtggcctccaattgctcttaaatacaagtaaaactaaatgcatgctcttaaaccgattgctgcctgcacctgcccgcctgtccaacatcactactctggacggctctgacttagaatacgtggacaactacaaatacctaggtgtctggttagactgtaaactctccttccagacccacatcaaacatctccaatccaaagttaaatctagaattggcttcctatttcgcaacaaagcatccttcactcatgctgccaaacatacccttgtaaaactgaccatcctaccaatcctcgacttcggcgatgtcatttacaaaatagcctccaataccctactcaacaaattggatgcagtctatcacagtgcagtccgttttgtcaccaaagccccatatactacctaccattgcgacctgtatgctctcgttggctggccctcgcttcatactcgtcgccaaacccactggctccatgtcatctacaagaccctgctaggtaaagtccccccttatcccagctcgctggtcaccatagcatcacccacctgtagcacgcgctccagcaggtatatctctctggtcacccccaaaaccaattctttctttggctgcctctccttccagttctctgctgccaatgactggaacgaactacaaaaatctctgaaactggaa
This Oncorhynchus clarkii lewisi isolate Uvic-CL-2024 chromosome 21, UVic_Ocla_1.0, whole genome shotgun sequence DNA region includes the following protein-coding sequences:
- the LOC139379321 gene encoding RAD51-associated protein 1-like isoform X2, whose amino-acid sequence is MATFTIRSVKHLSNNIILTIAKEKKTDMERPSRKTKLVNYSDFQDLGDDDDFASVKAPPSKKAKESVKGPAQEKSKKSSSKTSSQETGSQPIGHKDRKLLDEKLYDRDLEAALTLSLLKTTKINEEQCSYNPGHDQIMNDRGSPCAPSRQRKAASKATEQQRSMLKDGDEDYNPKGTPDSESDADFSDPAESGDDDDEFTVKKPEKKKKNTKVKTAKKEQPKAKPQAASKEEKQPSKPSKTKPHLTGSPSLKTPTLGRSPTAKPASVPKRSPAASPVSRPAVSGSPAGGRIPKWNPPGHVGRSPGSSQSAPVKSPGQGLRLGLSRMVRVKSLHPSVASH
- the LOC139379321 gene encoding RAD51-associated protein 1-like isoform X1 is translated as MATFTIRSVKHLSNNIILTIAKEKKTDMERPSRKTKLVNYSDFQDLGDDDDFASVKAPPSKKAKESVKGPAQEKSKKSSSKTSSQETGSQPIGHKDRKLLDEKLYDRDLEAALTLSLLKTTKINEEQCSYNPERCVKNQRQIDGKNPPSLFLSNCSVDINHLGHDQIMNDRGSPCAPSRQRKAASKATEQQRSMLKDGDEDYNPKGTPDSESDADFSDPAESGDDDDEFTVKKPEKKKKNTKVKTAKKEQPKAKPQAASKEEKQPSKPSKTKPHLTGSPSLKTPTLGRSPTAKPASVPKRSPAASPVSRPAVSGSPAGGRIPKWNPPGHVGRSPGSSQSAPVKSPGQGLRLGLSRMVRVKSLHPSVASH